In Chloroflexota bacterium, the genomic window TTCGCGGAAGCGTTCAATGCCGGTGACCACCGCCATTGTCGAGAAATCACCCAACGGGCAGAAGGTTTTACCCTGAATTTGCCTGGCAACGCTGTAGAGGGTTTCCACATCCTGGAGCGAGCCTTTGCCCGCAGCGATGCGCTCGGTCAGCCGCTCCATCCAATAAGTGCCTTCGCGGCAAGGGGTGCATTTGCCGCACGATTCATGGCGGAAGAAGTTGACGGTCTTCCGCACCAGCCAGGTGATGGAAACCGTTTCGTCGAGCACAATGACTGAAGCCGAGCCCAACATGCCGCCGACCTTAGGCACGCTTTCATAGTCCATGGGCGTATCGAGCACTTCGTTGGTGGCGGGCAAGAGCGAAGAGGAAGCCCCCGCGGGCATAATGGCCTTGATTTTCTTGCCGCCGATGATACCGCCGCCGTGCTCGAAAATCAGTTCGCGGAAGATGGTGCCGAGGGGCAGTTCATAGTTGCCGGGCTTGTTCACCCGCCCCGAAAGGCTGAAAACCTTGACGCCGGGGCTGCGCTCGGTGCCAAAGGTGTGATACCAATCGGCCCCGTGGGCAATGATCATCGGCACGTTGGTCAGCGTTTCGACGTTGTTGATGACCGTGGGCTTGCCGTAAAGGCCATACGTCGGCGGGAAAGGCGGGCGCAAGCGAGGCTGACCGCGCTTGCCTTCGATGGATTCCATCAGGGCGGTTTCCTCGCCGCAGATGTAAGCCCCTGCGCCCAGGTGCGTGTAAATGCGCAGGCTGTAATCGGTGCCAAAGATATGGTCGCCCAGCAGGCCCGCGGCTTCCATCTCGGCAATCTTTTGGTCAAGCCACTTGGCGACATGCCAAAACTCGCCGCGCAGGTAAACATAGGCTCGCTCAGCCCCAACCGCATACGAAGCGATGGCCACCCCCTCCAAAAACTGGAAGGGGTTGTTCTCCATAATTTCGCGGTCCTTGAATGTGCCCGGCTCCGATTCGTCGCCGTTGGCGATGACATAATGGGGCCAGTTGCGCTTGTCCATAAAGGCCCACTTCAAACCCGTGGGGAAGCCCGCACCGCCGCGGCCGCGCAACCCTGATTTCTTCACCTCTTCGGTGACTTCATCGGGCTGCATTTCGGTCACGGCCTTTCGGAAGGCCTCGAACCCGCCGTGGGCCTGATAGACCGCCAAGTCTTTGATATTCGGGATGTCGCGATGTCGCAACAAAATGTGTTCGGCCATAAATGCCTCGTTACTTGGTTACCTGGTTACCTGGTTGCCTGGTTACCTGGTTGCCTGGTTACCTGGTGGCTTGGTCGTGGTACGCCGTGGGCGTGAAATTTACGCCTTTGTGTTTTCCTTGCGCCATTGCTCGATAAGTTCCAGCGCGGCTTGAATGTCCATATCCTGATGATAAGTCAGACCATCGGGGGTTTGCACCTGGAATACCGGGGCATGGTTACAGGCAGCGAGGCACTTGACCTCTTCCACCGTCACCAGACCATCGGGGGTCGTTTCACCGATTTTGATGCCCAGGTTGTCACACAACTCGGCCACGAATTTATCGGCCCCGCGCAAGGCGCATGCCACATCGGTGCACACTTGAATGCGATATTGCCCTGCGGGTTTATCGTGGTAAAGGCTGTAAAAGCCCACCACCGCCGCCACTTCGCTGACGCTGATGCCTGCAATCTCTGCGACGTCTTCCATAGCCGCCTTGGTAATGTAGCCACCACCGTCACGCTGGGCAAGGTACAGCAGCGACATGACCGCCGAACGCTTGTGCTCCGGGGGGTACTTCGCCAAAATGGCCTGCACTTCATCGGGATACTTCTCGGCAAGGCTGCTCACCGGTCAACATCTCCCAAAACAATGTCAACGCTACCCGCAATGGCCACCAGATCGGCAATCATCGCGCCCTTTGCCATCACGGGGAGCGCCTGTAAATTAGCAAACGAAGGCGTGCGCACATGCACACGGTACGGTCGGGGCGTGCCATCGCTTTCGATGAACACGGCCAGGGTGCCGCGCGGCGATTCCACCGCAGCATAAGCCGAGCCCTTCGGCGGCGCGAACCCTTCCGTCCAGAATTTGAAGTGATGGATCAACGATTCCATGCTCACGCCGATTTCCTCGCGCGGCGGGGGCATGTAACGGCGGTCGTCGCTGCGCACCGCCCCACCGGGCAGGTTATCCAACGCCTGCTCGATGATCCGCAGCGACTGCCGCATCTCTTCCACCCGCACGAGGTAGCGGCCGTAAACATCACCGCTTTCCTGGGTGGGAATGTCAAAATCATACTGCTCGTAACCACAATACGGCCGGGCTTTGCGAGTATCGTAAGCCACCCCTGAGGCCCGCAGCATCGGCCCGGTAACGCCCCACCGCATAGCGTCTTCCCTGGAAAGCACACCAATGTGGCGCGTGCGGTCGCGATAAATCGGGTTCTTGGTCACCAGGGCTTCGTATTGCTTCAGCCGCCGCGGGAAGGCCTTGAGGAACGCTCGCACGGTTTCCTCGAAACCATCGGGCACATCGCGCCACAGCCCGCCGGGGCGAATGTACGTCGTCATCATCCGCGCCCCGGAAACCATTTCGAAAATATCGAGAATGGACTCGCGCTCTCGGAAAGTGTAAAGGAACAGCGAAGTCGCGCCGAGGTCAAGCAAGTGGGTGCCTAACCAGACCAGATGGGAAGAAATGCGCTGCAATTCGGCGAGAATAACCCGAATGGCCTGCGCCCGCGGGGGCACCTCCAGGCCGGTCAGTTTCTCCACCGCCAGGCAATAAGCCAAGTTGTTCCCGATCGGGTTGAGGTAATCCATCCGATCGGTCATGACCTCAGCCTGCCAGTAGCGCTTCGCCTCCATGTTCTTTTCGATGCCGGTGTGCAGGAAGCCAATATCGGGCACGACATTCACCACCTGCTCGCCATCCAACTCCACCAGCAAACGCAGCACACCGTGGGTGGAGGGATGCTGCGGCCCCATGTTGAGCAACACGGTCTCCCCCTTCAACGCGCGCTCAGAGACCAGATGCTGCAATTCCTCGGCAGAAATTTCAATGGGTTCGAGCATAAGAACCTCGTAGAAGGTGGGGAGGGAGTTAGGAGTTAGGAGTTAGGAACCTGACGCCTGACACCTACACCCTACCTCTTCCCCTTGACCTTGCGGCCCTGGATTTCATCGAAGTTAAAGGTAAACTGCACTTCCTCGTAGCCCAGCGGGTAATCTTTGCGCAGGGGGTGTCCTTCCCAATCGTAGGGCATAATAATGCGGCGCAAATCAGGATGCCCCGTGAAAGGAATGCCGAACAAGTCATACACCTCGCGCTCATACCAGTTTGCGCCGGGGAAAACGCCCGTAATGCTGGGCACCTCGTCGCCCTCATCCACCGCCACGCGCACCGTCAGCATGTCGGCGTGTTCGTAAGAGAAGAAGTGATATACCAGGTCAAAGCGCGGCTCGCGGCGCTGCCAGTAATCCACCGCCGTCACGTCTTCGGCCACCTGAAAGCCGAATTCATCTCGCAGGGCCGTGGCGGCCTCTACAATACGCTCACGCGGCAGCCGCACGACCACCTGCCCATTCTCATGGGCTACCTCGGTGCCCATGCGTGCGGCCAGCGTTGCAGCCACGGTTTGGATGCGCTCTTCGCTCATGCCGCCTCCTCCTCAACCACGGCCCAATCGCTCAACTTTTCGCCCCTGACCTTTTCATAGAGGGTCAACACGCCATGAATCAGCGCCTCCGGGCGCGGCGGGCAGCCAGAGACGTACACATCCACCGGGATGATCTCATCCACGCCCTGCAACACGGCGTAATTATTGAACACACCGCCACAAGAGGCACAATCGCCCATGGCAATCACCCATTTGGGCTCGGGCATCTGGTCGTAAAGGCGGCGCACCACGGGGGCCATTTTGCGGCTCACCCGCCCCGCCACAATCATCAAGTCCGACTGGCGGGGGCTGGCGCGCATGAGTTCCATCCCAAAGCGGCTCATATCGTAGTGGGAAGCCTGGGCAGCCATCATCTCAATAGCACAACACGCCAGGCCAAACAACGCCGGCCACATGGAACGGGTGCGCCCCCAATTGACAGCCTGTTCCAGCGTCGTCGTCACGATGCCCAGGTCGCCCAATTTATGCTCTAATCCCATTCCAGGGCTCCTTTCTTCCAGGCGTAGATGTAGCCCACCAGCACGATGGCGATGAACACAGCCATCTCAATCAACCCAAACAGCCCCAGGCTGCGGAAGACCACCGCCCAGGGCAGGAAGAACACCACTTCAATGTCGAAGAGGATGAACAGCATCGCGACGCGATAAAAGCGAATCGGCTGGCGGCGGGTGCCTTCCCCCAGGGGTGTCATGCCCGATTCGTATGGTGAATACTTGGCGCGGTTCGGATGGCGCGGCCCAAAACTATCACCAATGACGACCACCAGCACAGCCAGCGCCGTTGCAAACAACAAAAGCAAAGCAATGGGCATGTATGCGAGCATCATAGGGACGCCTCGGTAAAAAGAAAAAGCGCGATTTCAACGCCTTGCGGTGGCGAAAGTATAGCACAGCACGAATATCCGTGTCAAATTTCACAAGAGGCGCGGGGCAAATTGGTGACAACCCTCACATCCCGGCCGTCGGCTGAGAGCCTATCCCAAAGCTTTGCAGAGATGTCACGGCAGACGAATTCCACCAAAGCATCTGCGCCGAGCCTCGCCCAAGCATTGGTGCTGAGCACAACCGAAGCCCCCTTCGCGAGAGCCCCCTTCGGTTGCCGCTCAAGAGGCTCGCGAGGGCATCACAACACAAGCCTCCGAACAGCCCTTATGGCTCGCCACGCAAGCCCTCCTCTTCCACGGCCAGGGGTTTTGCTCCCGCCTCCGCCACAAAAGCCACACCGTGCTGATGCAAAGCATCCAACACCAAATTGAGCCGCCGCCCGGCGCGGTAATCTTCCACCGCGATGACCCGCAACGCCCCCGCAATCGCACCCCACCGCTCTACCGGCAGGAAGTCGTGCAAACGGTTGGGCGTTTCGTAGAAGAATTCGTGCCGAAAAA contains:
- the nuoF gene encoding NADH oxidoreductase (quinone) subunit F gives rise to the protein MAEHILLRHRDIPNIKDLAVYQAHGGFEAFRKAVTEMQPDEVTEEVKKSGLRGRGGAGFPTGLKWAFMDKRNWPHYVIANGDESEPGTFKDREIMENNPFQFLEGVAIASYAVGAERAYVYLRGEFWHVAKWLDQKIAEMEAAGLLGDHIFGTDYSLRIYTHLGAGAYICGEETALMESIEGKRGQPRLRPPFPPTYGLYGKPTVINNVETLTNVPMIIAHGADWYHTFGTERSPGVKVFSLSGRVNKPGNYELPLGTIFRELIFEHGGGIIGGKKIKAIMPAGASSSLLPATNEVLDTPMDYESVPKVGGMLGSASVIVLDETVSITWLVRKTVNFFRHESCGKCTPCREGTYWMERLTERIAAGKGSLQDVETLYSVARQIQGKTFCPLGDFSTMAVVTGIERFREDFDAAVKAEASE
- a CDS encoding NAD(P)H-dependent oxidoreductase subunit E, translating into MSSLAEKYPDEVQAILAKYPPEHKRSAVMSLLYLAQRDGGGYITKAAMEDVAEIAGISVSEVAAVVGFYSLYHDKPAGQYRIQVCTDVACALRGADKFVAELCDNLGIKIGETTPDGLVTVEEVKCLAACNHAPVFQVQTPDGLTYHQDMDIQAALELIEQWRKENTKA
- a CDS encoding NADH-quinone oxidoreductase subunit D, giving the protein MLEPIEISAEELQHLVSERALKGETVLLNMGPQHPSTHGVLRLLVELDGEQVVNVVPDIGFLHTGIEKNMEAKRYWQAEVMTDRMDYLNPIGNNLAYCLAVEKLTGLEVPPRAQAIRVILAELQRISSHLVWLGTHLLDLGATSLFLYTFRERESILDIFEMVSGARMMTTYIRPGGLWRDVPDGFEETVRAFLKAFPRRLKQYEALVTKNPIYRDRTRHIGVLSREDAMRWGVTGPMLRASGVAYDTRKARPYCGYEQYDFDIPTQESGDVYGRYLVRVEEMRQSLRIIEQALDNLPGGAVRSDDRRYMPPPREEIGVSMESLIHHFKFWTEGFAPPKGSAYAAVESPRGTLAVFIESDGTPRPYRVHVRTPSFANLQALPVMAKGAMIADLVAIAGSVDIVLGDVDR
- a CDS encoding NADH-quinone oxidoreductase subunit C yields the protein MSEERIQTVAATLAARMGTEVAHENGQVVVRLPRERIVEAATALRDEFGFQVAEDVTAVDYWQRREPRFDLVYHFFSYEHADMLTVRVAVDEGDEVPSITGVFPGANWYEREVYDLFGIPFTGHPDLRRIIMPYDWEGHPLRKDYPLGYEEVQFTFNFDEIQGRKVKGKR
- a CDS encoding NADH-quinone oxidoreductase subunit B; translation: MGLEHKLGDLGIVTTTLEQAVNWGRTRSMWPALFGLACCAIEMMAAQASHYDMSRFGMELMRASPRQSDLMIVAGRVSRKMAPVVRRLYDQMPEPKWVIAMGDCASCGGVFNNYAVLQGVDEIIPVDVYVSGCPPRPEALIHGVLTLYEKVRGEKLSDWAVVEEEAA
- a CDS encoding NADH-quinone oxidoreductase subunit A, producing the protein MMLAYMPIALLLLFATALAVLVVVIGDSFGPRHPNRAKYSPYESGMTPLGEGTRRQPIRFYRVAMLFILFDIEVVFFLPWAVVFRSLGLFGLIEMAVFIAIVLVGYIYAWKKGALEWD